The following are from one region of the Georgenia sp. M64 genome:
- a CDS encoding cytochrome c biogenesis CcdA family protein produces the protein MGSELLATGSVLAAFFAGGVALFAPCCIVFLAPSYLAGAVKNRRWRLLPLTFVFAAGLALVLVPITLGMSLVAGAIAQYHQPLYWAGGLLMIALAALAVSGRMWSLPSFLRAPDTSRGDTASFFALGVFSGIASSCCAPVLAGVMTLSALSGSPAGGVVLGLAYVFGMVFPLFVMALLWDRARLGERKLFRARLVKIRLGARTVVTNTLNLAVAIAFTIMGIFVIALAGSPDMTGGTAAQAATGEGLAEIFGRIQTWLSPVPEPLLGLALLALAAVFVLSTLRDRGRRAADGSATRSDTTIGTTDTAEGASTHDHDTTTHEGLTR, from the coding sequence GTGGGCAGCGAGCTCCTAGCCACGGGTAGCGTGCTGGCCGCGTTCTTCGCCGGCGGGGTTGCCCTGTTCGCTCCGTGCTGCATCGTCTTTCTCGCTCCCAGTTACCTCGCCGGGGCGGTGAAGAACCGGCGCTGGCGCCTGCTGCCGCTCACGTTCGTCTTCGCCGCGGGGCTCGCCCTGGTTCTTGTGCCCATCACCCTGGGCATGAGCCTCGTGGCAGGGGCGATCGCCCAGTACCACCAGCCCCTGTACTGGGCCGGCGGCCTCCTCATGATCGCCCTGGCGGCCCTCGCCGTCTCCGGCCGGATGTGGTCCCTGCCCAGCTTCCTGAGGGCCCCGGACACCTCACGCGGTGACACCGCGAGCTTCTTCGCCCTCGGCGTCTTCTCCGGCATCGCGTCGTCCTGCTGCGCCCCGGTCCTCGCCGGCGTCATGACCCTGTCGGCCCTGTCCGGCTCCCCCGCCGGCGGTGTGGTCCTGGGCCTGGCCTACGTCTTCGGCATGGTCTTCCCGCTCTTCGTCATGGCACTGCTCTGGGACAGGGCACGCCTGGGCGAGCGGAAGCTGTTCCGCGCCCGGCTCGTCAAGATCCGCCTCGGCGCACGGACCGTCGTGACCAACACGCTGAACCTCGCCGTCGCGATCGCCTTCACGATCATGGGCATCTTCGTCATCGCGCTCGCCGGCAGCCCCGACATGACCGGCGGCACCGCAGCCCAGGCCGCCACGGGCGAAGGCCTCGCAGAGATCTTCGGACGCATACAGACATGGCTCAGCCCCGTGCCCGAACCGCTGCTCGGGCTGGCGCTGCTCGCGCTGGCTGCCGTCTTCGTCCTCTCGACGCTGCGCGACCGGGGCAGGCGCGCAGCCGACGGCTCGGCAACGCGCAGCGACACCACGATCGGCACCACCGACACGGCCGAGGGTGCCTCGACGCACGACCACGACACCACCACTCACGAAGGACTGACCCGATGA
- a CDS encoding peroxiredoxin family protein: protein MQEARLRRQRIAWLVGLLVIVAAVTFGLITSRPGASTDTRLAPDFTLPTTDGASVTLSELRGSPVLLYFNEGAGCAACTVQMAEIEKQTGFAEAGITVLPIVMNTAEQILPDMQRYGATTPYLIDDGRVSDAYGTLGTGMHAGLPGHGFVLIDADGVQLWQGEYPSMWLEPTDLLQEVTSRL from the coding sequence TTGCAGGAAGCACGCCTCCGTCGCCAGCGCATCGCCTGGCTCGTCGGCCTGCTCGTCATCGTCGCCGCTGTGACCTTCGGGCTCATCACCTCCCGACCCGGCGCCTCCACCGACACCCGGCTGGCCCCGGACTTCACCCTTCCCACGACCGATGGAGCATCCGTCACCCTCTCGGAGCTGCGCGGCAGCCCCGTCCTGCTCTACTTCAACGAAGGAGCCGGCTGCGCCGCCTGCACCGTCCAGATGGCCGAGATCGAGAAGCAGACCGGCTTCGCCGAGGCAGGAATCACCGTCCTGCCGATCGTCATGAACACCGCCGAGCAGATCCTCCCCGACATGCAGCGCTACGGCGCCACCACCCCCTACCTAATCGACGACGGCAGAGTCTCCGATGCATACGGGACGCTCGGCACCGGCATGCACGCCGGACTTCCGGGCCACGGTTTCGTCCTCATCGACGCCGACGGCGTCCAGCTCTGGCAGGGCGAGTACCCCTCCATGTGGCTCGAGCCGACAGATCTCCTCCAGGAGGTCACCTCACGCCTGTGA
- a CDS encoding DUF3105 domain-containing protein yields MSNPKQRADRLAKVAALRAEQVRRERRRQLVIVAAVAVVILALVGTTTAVILGARTEQAAVEAAAEQPIPDVEETTDLSANHVEAAIAPSARPPLGGDHDPVWQNCGTYDDPVPTANAVHSLEHGAVWVTYQPDLPADELATLRELVEGEAYALLSPYPDLAAPVVLTAWGVQLELDDAGDERIPTFLTKYLQGEQTPEPGASCTGGNGTPL; encoded by the coding sequence GTGAGCAACCCCAAGCAGCGGGCCGACCGCTTGGCGAAGGTGGCAGCCCTGCGGGCCGAACAGGTCCGCAGGGAACGCCGTCGGCAGCTCGTCATCGTCGCGGCGGTCGCCGTCGTGATCCTGGCCCTCGTCGGGACGACCACCGCGGTGATCCTCGGCGCGCGCACCGAGCAGGCGGCCGTGGAGGCCGCTGCCGAGCAACCCATCCCCGACGTCGAGGAGACCACGGACCTCTCCGCCAACCACGTCGAGGCCGCGATCGCCCCCTCAGCGCGGCCCCCGCTCGGCGGCGACCACGACCCCGTGTGGCAGAACTGCGGCACCTACGACGATCCGGTCCCCACCGCTAACGCTGTGCACTCCCTCGAGCACGGCGCCGTGTGGGTCACGTACCAGCCCGACCTACCGGCGGACGAGCTCGCCACGCTGCGGGAACTCGTCGAGGGCGAGGCCTACGCACTGCTGAGCCCCTACCCCGACCTCGCGGCCCCCGTCGTCCTCACCGCCTGGGGGGTCCAGCTCGAGCTCGACGACGCCGGCGACGAGCGGATCCCTACCTTCCTCACCAAGTACCTGCAGGGCGAGCAAACCCCCGAGCCGGGCGCCTCCTGCACCGGCGGCAACGGCACCCCTCTCTGA
- a CDS encoding amino acid ABC transporter ATP-binding protein, which yields MSLLELRGLHKAFGSHEVLRGIDLDVAPGSVTVLIGPSGSGKTTMLRCLNALEVPERGTVRIGDVTVDFATRPGPAALRRLRARSGMVFQAHNLFPHRTALENVVEGPVYVQGRPRDEAVAAAHALLAKVGLADKADAYPYQLSGGQQQRVGIARALAIRPALMLFDEPTSALDPEIVGDVLRVMRDLAGEGWTMVVVTHEIRFAQQVADHVVFLDGGVIVEEGPPREVLTAPAHERTRQFLRRILDPI from the coding sequence ATGAGCCTGCTCGAGCTGCGGGGACTGCACAAGGCATTCGGTTCCCACGAAGTGCTGCGCGGCATCGACCTCGACGTCGCACCCGGCAGCGTCACCGTCCTGATCGGTCCCTCCGGCTCCGGCAAGACGACGATGCTGCGCTGCCTCAACGCGCTGGAGGTACCGGAGCGAGGCACGGTGCGCATCGGTGACGTGACGGTGGACTTCGCCACCCGGCCGGGGCCGGCGGCGCTGCGCCGGCTGCGGGCCCGGTCCGGCATGGTGTTCCAGGCACACAATCTCTTCCCGCACCGCACGGCGCTGGAGAACGTCGTCGAGGGCCCGGTCTACGTCCAGGGGCGTCCGCGTGACGAGGCGGTGGCGGCGGCTCACGCGCTCCTGGCCAAGGTGGGGCTCGCGGATAAGGCCGACGCGTACCCCTACCAGCTCTCCGGCGGGCAACAGCAGCGCGTCGGCATCGCCCGCGCACTGGCGATCCGGCCGGCGCTGATGCTTTTCGACGAGCCCACGTCGGCGCTCGACCCGGAGATCGTGGGCGACGTCCTGCGGGTCATGCGTGACCTGGCGGGCGAGGGCTGGACGATGGTTGTCGTCACGCACGAGATCCGGTTCGCCCAGCAGGTGGCCGACCACGTCGTCTTCCTCGACGGCGGCGTGATCGTGGAGGAGGGGCCACCCCGCGAGGTCTTGACGGCGCCGGCGCACGAGCGCACCCGGCAGTTCCTGCGCCGAATCCTCGACCCGATCTGA
- a CDS encoding glutaredoxin family protein: MPTAVVRVTVVHAPACHFCEDAERALDTLAERFPLDVDTVDIDSAEGQRLVAAHRPAMNPLVLVDGSFFSSGRLPRRKLEKLLARAVPVVSARPAGR, translated from the coding sequence ATGCCGACCGCCGTCGTGCGGGTGACCGTGGTGCACGCACCGGCGTGCCACTTCTGCGAGGACGCCGAGCGAGCGCTGGACACGCTTGCCGAGCGTTTCCCCCTGGACGTCGACACCGTCGACATCGACTCCGCCGAGGGCCAGCGCCTCGTCGCCGCGCACCGGCCGGCGATGAACCCGCTGGTCCTGGTCGACGGGTCGTTCTTCAGCTCCGGGCGACTCCCCCGCCGCAAGCTGGAGAAGCTGCTTGCGCGGGCCGTTCCGGTCGTGTCGGCCCGACCGGCGGGGCGGTAG
- a CDS encoding amino acid ABC transporter permease, whose product MNERIQLVLDSVVPLLTGAVAGTIPLTLISFTVGLVIALVVALMRLSRRRLVSGAARAYVSVVRGTPLLVQLFIIFYAMPSFGVVLDPFPSAVIAFSINVGGYASEAIRAAILAVPRGQWEAAQTVGMGYRMTMRRVVLPQALRVAVPSLSNTFISLVKDTSLASTILVTEMMRKAQEIAAPSFAFLELYTLAAAIYWAICFVLSAGQSRLERRLSRYVTV is encoded by the coding sequence GTGAACGAGCGGATCCAGCTCGTCCTCGACTCGGTGGTCCCGCTGCTGACCGGCGCCGTCGCGGGCACGATCCCCCTGACGCTGATCTCCTTCACCGTCGGGCTGGTTATCGCGCTCGTCGTCGCTCTGATGCGGCTCTCGCGTCGGCGGCTGGTCTCTGGGGCGGCCCGGGCGTACGTGTCGGTGGTGCGCGGGACTCCGCTGCTCGTGCAGCTGTTCATCATCTTCTACGCGATGCCGTCGTTCGGTGTGGTCCTGGACCCGTTCCCGTCGGCGGTCATCGCCTTCTCCATCAACGTCGGCGGATACGCCTCCGAGGCCATCCGGGCGGCGATCCTCGCCGTGCCGCGTGGGCAGTGGGAGGCCGCGCAGACGGTCGGGATGGGCTACCGGATGACGATGCGGCGGGTCGTGCTGCCGCAGGCTCTGCGGGTGGCCGTGCCGTCGCTGTCGAACACCTTCATCTCGCTGGTCAAGGACACGTCGCTGGCCTCGACCATCCTGGTGACCGAGATGATGCGCAAGGCCCAGGAGATCGCTGCGCCGTCGTTCGCGTTCCTGGAGCTCTACACGCTCGCGGCGGCGATCTACTGGGCGATCTGCTTCGTGCTCTCGGCCGGGCAGTCCCGTCTGGAGCGGCGCCTCTCGCGGTACGTGACAGTATGA
- a CDS encoding C40 family peptidase, with translation MAATSATAVPSGGALPNVDAGAATREALTAIITTPTVKVPADVSWNLDAIATVQATPRPEPVTAPAPAPAPAEPEPESAVDRTVPAASRSAARPEAAPAPPAPDTPVAAAPALTATVSGQAIVDYARTFLGVPYVWGGTTPAGFDCSGFTQYVYARFGVSLPRTSSAQATVGTRVSAADARPGDLVTWPGHVGVYTGNGNNIAARQPGTPLTEGPIYNSNPTFIRVT, from the coding sequence ATGGCCGCGACGTCGGCCACCGCGGTCCCCTCCGGCGGAGCGCTTCCCAACGTCGACGCCGGAGCGGCCACGCGTGAGGCCCTGACGGCGATCATCACCACCCCCACGGTCAAGGTCCCGGCCGACGTCAGCTGGAACCTCGACGCAATTGCCACGGTGCAGGCGACACCCCGGCCCGAACCCGTGACGGCGCCGGCGCCGGCGCCGGCGCCGGCTGAGCCGGAGCCGGAGTCTGCCGTCGACCGCACCGTCCCGGCAGCCTCGCGGAGCGCGGCGCGACCCGAGGCCGCACCGGCTCCGCCGGCACCTGACACGCCGGTCGCCGCCGCACCGGCCCTGACCGCGACCGTGTCCGGGCAGGCGATCGTGGACTATGCCCGGACCTTCCTCGGGGTGCCGTACGTCTGGGGCGGCACCACCCCCGCAGGCTTCGACTGCTCGGGTTTCACCCAGTACGTGTACGCCCGTTTCGGCGTCTCCCTGCCCCGGACGTCCTCGGCGCAGGCCACTGTCGGTACTCGGGTCTCCGCAGCAGACGCCCGTCCCGGGGACCTCGTCACCTGGCCCGGCCATGTGGGCGTGTACACCGGCAACGGCAACAACATCGCCGCCCGCCAGCCCGGCACTCCGCTGACCGAGGGGCCGATCTACAACTCGAACCCGACGTTCATCCGCGTCACCTGA
- a CDS encoding response regulator transcription factor, producing MQALNPDRPNLPRVMIVDDEAPLAQLVAGYFEREGFEVAVAGDGETAIAQMRQWDPGILVLDLGLPGVDGVEVCRAVRTFSDCYIIMLTARVEEVDKLIGLSVGADDYMTKPFSPRELMARVRAMLRRPRRHVQADQAVASFGRLTLDAAAREVSVDGRLVDLTRTEFDVLAALASRPRMVLTRRALIDEVWGDGWVGDEHLVDVHVGHLRRKLGDDPTEPVFVRTVRGVGYRMGPGE from the coding sequence ATGCAAGCGCTGAACCCGGACAGACCGAACCTGCCACGAGTGATGATCGTCGATGACGAGGCGCCACTCGCACAGCTGGTGGCGGGCTACTTCGAGCGGGAGGGCTTCGAGGTCGCCGTCGCAGGCGACGGGGAGACGGCGATCGCGCAGATGCGGCAGTGGGACCCGGGGATCCTGGTGCTGGACCTCGGCCTGCCGGGGGTGGACGGGGTCGAGGTCTGCCGAGCCGTCCGGACGTTCTCGGACTGCTACATCATTATGCTGACCGCCCGGGTGGAGGAGGTCGACAAGCTCATCGGGCTGTCCGTCGGGGCGGATGACTACATGACCAAGCCGTTCAGCCCACGTGAGCTGATGGCTCGGGTTCGAGCCATGCTGCGCCGGCCCCGCCGCCATGTCCAGGCGGACCAGGCGGTTGCCTCGTTCGGTCGTCTGACCCTCGATGCCGCTGCGCGGGAGGTCTCCGTCGACGGCCGACTTGTCGATCTGACACGGACGGAGTTCGACGTCCTCGCGGCACTGGCGTCACGTCCCCGGATGGTCCTGACCCGCCGGGCACTGATCGATGAGGTGTGGGGCGACGGGTGGGTCGGCGACGAGCATCTCGTGGACGTCCATGTCGGGCACCTGCGACGCAAGCTGGGGGACGACCCGACCGAGCCGGTGTTCGTCCGGACGGTGCGCGGGGTCGGGTACCGGATGGGCCCCGGAGAATGA
- a CDS encoding SHOCT domain-containing protein, whose protein sequence is MMWDGYGMGAGVGGLVVVLLVAGAVVLVVALLRSGRSDRTPDLRGQGGRALDPGPGTPHAEQILAERYSRGEIGAEEYEDRLRRLRGR, encoded by the coding sequence ATGATGTGGGACGGGTACGGGATGGGCGCGGGCGTGGGGGGGCTCGTCGTGGTGCTGCTCGTCGCCGGCGCTGTTGTCCTCGTCGTCGCCCTCCTTCGGAGCGGGCGGTCAGACCGCACACCCGACCTCAGAGGGCAGGGCGGCCGGGCACTCGACCCGGGGCCGGGCACCCCCCATGCGGAGCAGATCCTCGCCGAACGGTACTCACGTGGCGAGATCGGCGCAGAGGAGTACGAGGACCGCCTCCGACGGCTCCGGGGCAGGTGA
- a CDS encoding amino acid ABC transporter substrate-binding protein, whose translation MNRATFLIGLATALTAGLAACSGGSPSGDSATTTTAAGEDALAQIQESGVLRVGTEGTYSPFTFHDPQTNELTGYDVEVVTAVAEQLGVEAEFSETQFDAIFAGLEAGRYDVIANQVTINEERQAKYDLSDPYTVSTGVVVTRADDTEITSIEDVEGRTAAQSATSNWHTLATEAGAQVETVEGLSQSLALVEQGRIDLTFNDNLAVLDYLRTTGDTDVKIAFEVDEGGEQALAMRKDSGLLDAVNGALEELRANGTLTEISEKWFGQDVSQ comes from the coding sequence ATGAACCGAGCAACTTTCTTGATCGGCCTGGCGACGGCGCTGACAGCGGGTCTCGCCGCCTGCTCAGGGGGATCGCCCTCGGGGGATTCTGCGACGACGACGACGGCGGCGGGGGAGGACGCTCTCGCTCAGATCCAGGAGTCCGGGGTGCTGAGGGTGGGCACCGAGGGGACCTACTCGCCCTTCACGTTCCACGACCCACAGACGAACGAACTGACGGGCTACGACGTCGAGGTGGTCACTGCCGTCGCGGAGCAGCTCGGCGTGGAGGCGGAGTTCAGCGAGACGCAGTTCGACGCGATCTTCGCGGGGCTGGAGGCGGGCCGCTACGACGTCATCGCAAACCAGGTGACCATCAACGAGGAGCGTCAGGCGAAGTACGACCTCTCCGATCCTTACACGGTGTCCACTGGTGTCGTCGTCACCCGGGCCGACGACACCGAGATCACCTCAATCGAGGACGTCGAGGGTCGCACGGCGGCGCAGTCCGCGACGTCGAACTGGCACACGCTCGCCACGGAGGCGGGTGCGCAGGTTGAGACGGTCGAGGGGCTGAGCCAGTCGCTGGCGTTGGTGGAGCAGGGCAGGATCGACCTGACCTTCAACGACAACCTGGCCGTGCTCGACTACCTGAGGACCACCGGCGACACCGATGTCAAGATCGCGTTCGAGGTCGACGAGGGTGGCGAGCAGGCACTCGCCATGCGTAAGGACTCCGGCCTCCTCGACGCCGTGAATGGGGCCCTGGAGGAGCTGCGCGCGAACGGGACCCTGACCGAGATCTCCGAGAAGTGGTTCGGGCAGGACGTCTCCCAGTGA
- a CDS encoding multicopper oxidase family protein: MEPISRRQALLLGALGTGGVVAGALGLARAGAPGGSGTGPGDDSTPRLAGGADLVEPEELSSTGGRLRVELTMAEAEVDVGGRRARLLTYNGTVPGPTLRLRPGDTLQVRLVNQLDAPTNLHVHGLHVSPEGNGDNPFLSIEPGEAFDYEFVLRADHPTGTFWYHPHRHGHVADQIFGGLYGAIVVEDDLPMSRERILIVSDLSLEADGSVSRPTMQDQMMGREGSIVLVNGQVRPRVTAAPGERQRWRVINACTSRHLLLDLADQPVDLLGVDLGRSASLRAAEGVLLAPGNRADLLVTPRAGRAPWRALPYDRGGMGMGMGMGMGGAPGPDSADLAILEVSGATVEPPPLPAATAPADLRTVEPARRRLITFTMGMGMGGGMSFGFDDRSFDPARTDQEIVAGTVEEWTLDNPTPMDHPFHLHVWPMQVVESDGEAVADPMWRDVVEVPAGGSRVVRIAFDDFAGRSVYHCHILDHEDAGMMGVVDVRPAR, translated from the coding sequence ATGGAACCGATCAGCAGGCGACAGGCCCTGCTGCTGGGTGCACTCGGCACCGGCGGTGTGGTCGCCGGTGCCCTGGGGCTCGCACGCGCCGGCGCGCCGGGGGGCTCCGGAACAGGCCCCGGAGACGACTCGACCCCGCGTCTGGCCGGCGGCGCCGACCTCGTGGAACCCGAGGAGCTCTCCAGTACGGGCGGCCGCCTCCGGGTCGAGCTGACGATGGCGGAGGCAGAGGTCGACGTGGGGGGCCGCCGGGCGCGGCTGCTCACGTACAACGGCACCGTGCCAGGGCCTACCTTGCGTCTGCGCCCCGGGGACACGCTCCAGGTACGGCTGGTGAACCAGCTCGACGCGCCCACGAACCTCCATGTGCACGGTCTGCACGTCTCCCCCGAGGGCAACGGTGACAACCCGTTCCTGAGCATCGAGCCGGGCGAGGCCTTCGACTACGAGTTCGTGCTGCGTGCCGACCATCCCACCGGGACGTTCTGGTACCACCCGCACCGCCACGGCCACGTCGCCGACCAGATCTTCGGCGGGCTGTACGGCGCGATCGTCGTGGAGGACGACCTCCCGATGAGCCGGGAGCGGATCCTCATCGTCTCCGACCTCTCCCTCGAGGCGGACGGCAGCGTCTCCCGACCCACGATGCAGGACCAGATGATGGGCCGCGAGGGCAGCATCGTCCTCGTCAACGGCCAGGTCCGGCCCCGGGTCACCGCCGCACCCGGCGAACGGCAGCGATGGCGGGTGATCAACGCCTGCACCTCTCGGCATCTTCTGCTGGACCTGGCGGACCAGCCCGTCGACCTGCTCGGTGTCGACCTCGGACGCTCCGCCTCTCTGCGTGCGGCCGAGGGGGTGCTCCTCGCTCCCGGCAACCGGGCCGACCTCCTCGTCACCCCCCGTGCCGGACGGGCACCGTGGCGGGCTCTCCCTTATGACCGCGGCGGCATGGGGATGGGAATGGGGATGGGGATGGGGGGCGCCCCGGGCCCTGATTCGGCCGACCTGGCCATACTGGAGGTGAGCGGCGCGACGGTCGAGCCGCCGCCGTTGCCGGCCGCGACCGCTCCGGCCGATCTCCGGACGGTGGAACCCGCTCGGCGTCGGCTCATCACGTTCACCATGGGCATGGGCATGGGCGGCGGCATGTCGTTCGGCTTCGACGACCGGTCCTTCGACCCAGCCCGCACCGACCAGGAGATCGTCGCCGGCACGGTGGAGGAGTGGACGCTGGACAACCCCACCCCCATGGACCACCCATTCCACCTCCACGTCTGGCCGATGCAGGTGGTGGAGTCGGACGGCGAGGCGGTCGCGGACCCGATGTGGCGCGACGTCGTCGAGGTCCCGGCCGGGGGCAGCCGGGTGGTGCGGATCGCCTTCGACGACTTCGCGGGCCGGTCCGTGTATCACTGCCACATCCTCGACCACGAGGACGCCGGGATGATGGGGGTGGTGGATGTCCGCCCGGCCCGGTAG